In a genomic window of Meriones unguiculatus strain TT.TT164.6M chromosome 8, Bangor_MerUng_6.1, whole genome shotgun sequence:
- the Rab14 gene encoding ras-related protein Rab-14 isoform X2, whose translation MATAPYNYSYIFKYIIIVMADCPHTIGVEFGTRIIEVSGQKIKLQIWDTAGQERFRAVTRSYYRGAAGALMVYDITRRSTYNHLSSWLTDARNLTNPNTVIILIGNKADLEAQRDVTYEEAKQFAEENGLLFLEASAKTGENVEDAFLEAAKKIYQNIQDGSLDLNAAESGVQHKPSAPQGGRLTSEPQPQREGCGC comes from the exons ATGGCAACTGCACCATACAACTACTCCTACATCTTTAAGTATATTATTATTG TTATGGCTGATTGTCCTCACACAATTGGTGTTGAATTTGGTACAAGAATAATTGAAGTTAGTGGCCAAAAAATCAAACTGCAGATTTGGGATACAGCAGGACAGGAACGGTTCAGAGCTGTTACACGGAGCTACTATAGAGGAGCTGCGGGTGCACTGATGGTGTATGACATCACCAG AAGAAGTACATATAACCACTTAAGCAGCTGGTTGACAGACGCAAGGAATCTCACCAATCCAAATACT GTAATAATTCTCATAGGAAATAAAGCAGATTTGGAAGCACAGAGAGATGTTACCTATGAAGAAGCCAAACAGTTTGCTGAGGAAAACG gcTTATTGTTCCTTGAAGCAAGTGCAAAAAC GGGAGAGAATGTAGAAGATGCTTTTCTTGAGGCTGCCAAGAAAATTTATCAGAACATTCAGGATGGAAGCCTGGATCTGAATGCTGCCGAGTCTGGTGTACAACACAAACCCTCAGCCCCGCAGGGAGGACGGCTAACCAGTGAACCCCAACCCCAGAGAGAAGGCTGTGGCTGCTAG
- the Rab14 gene encoding ras-related protein Rab-14 isoform X1, giving the protein MATAPYNYSYIFKYIIIGDMGVGKSCLLHQFTEKKFMADCPHTIGVEFGTRIIEVSGQKIKLQIWDTAGQERFRAVTRSYYRGAAGALMVYDITRRSTYNHLSSWLTDARNLTNPNTVIILIGNKADLEAQRDVTYEEAKQFAEENGLLFLEASAKTGENVEDAFLEAAKKIYQNIQDGSLDLNAAESGVQHKPSAPQGGRLTSEPQPQREGCGC; this is encoded by the exons ATGGCAACTGCACCATACAACTACTCCTACATCTTTAAGTATATTATTATTG gggaTATGGGAGTAGGAAAATCTTGCTTACTTCAtcaatttacagaaaaaaaat TTATGGCTGATTGTCCTCACACAATTGGTGTTGAATTTGGTACAAGAATAATTGAAGTTAGTGGCCAAAAAATCAAACTGCAGATTTGGGATACAGCAGGACAGGAACGGTTCAGAGCTGTTACACGGAGCTACTATAGAGGAGCTGCGGGTGCACTGATGGTGTATGACATCACCAG AAGAAGTACATATAACCACTTAAGCAGCTGGTTGACAGACGCAAGGAATCTCACCAATCCAAATACT GTAATAATTCTCATAGGAAATAAAGCAGATTTGGAAGCACAGAGAGATGTTACCTATGAAGAAGCCAAACAGTTTGCTGAGGAAAACG gcTTATTGTTCCTTGAAGCAAGTGCAAAAAC GGGAGAGAATGTAGAAGATGCTTTTCTTGAGGCTGCCAAGAAAATTTATCAGAACATTCAGGATGGAAGCCTGGATCTGAATGCTGCCGAGTCTGGTGTACAACACAAACCCTCAGCCCCGCAGGGAGGACGGCTAACCAGTGAACCCCAACCCCAGAGAGAAGGCTGTGGCTGCTAG